The following are from one region of the Capsicum annuum cultivar UCD-10X-F1 chromosome 1, UCD10Xv1.1, whole genome shotgun sequence genome:
- the LOC107852643 gene encoding protein INAPERTURATE POLLEN1: MFKAIALLGFKKSAKPFKDYYDGWFKALKNTFLPQLRHAMSSSSTSSPILLASHVEVIHRHLLKFYEALDLAASNDVSQLLYPDWKNPFEKPFLWLGDLHPYLFINLLRSFITQSEIDQEILDPSHQNWDMVMAWKSPSKRLTNRVDQIECGLRLMVPALSARARDAQAAFVEKLAIEWGKCEGLKEEMKGVIAESAAAEMEELVGVFVDANRLRRSVISDILSVTDVNQAAVFLEALAQFLVGFRNRELLSKFDKCSLEL; encoded by the exons ATGTTCAAAGCCATTG CGCTTTTGGGGTTCAAGAAATCGGCGAAGCCATTCAAAGATTACTACGATGGATGGTTCAAAGCTCTCAAGAATACCTTCCTTCCTCAGCTCCGTCATGCCATGTCATCATCATCAACTTCCAGTCCAATTCTCTTAGCTTCCCATGTCGAAGTAATCCATCGTCACTTGTTGAAATTCTACGAAGCACTCGATCTCGCCGCATCCAACGACGTCTCGCAATTACTTTACCCTGATTGGAAAAACCCCTTTGAAAAACCCTTCCTCTGGCTCGGCGATTTACACCCATATCTCTTCATAAATCTCCTCCGTTCATTCATTACCCAATCCGAAATCGACCAGGAAATCCTCGACCCGAGTCATCAAAATTGGGATATGGTAATGGCTTGGAAGAGTCCATCAAAGAGATTAACCAATCGGGTCGATCAAATCGAATGCGGGTTAAGGTTAATGGTACCTGCACTATCGGCGCGTGCACGTGACGCGCAGGCGGCGTTTGTGGAAAAACTAGCAATTGAATGGGGGAAATGTGAAGGGCTTAAGGAGGAGATGAAAGGGGTTATCGCCGAATCTGCGGCGGCGGAGATGGAAGAACTCGTCGGAGTTTTCGTCGATGCTAATCGGCTCCGGCGAAGTGTAATTTCCGATATACTAAGTGTAACAGATGTTAATCAAGCGGCGGTTTTTCTTGAAGCATTAGCTCAATTTCTTGTTGGGTTTCGGAATAGGGAATTGCTTAGTAAATTTGACAAGTGTTCGTTGGAATTGTAA